One Streptomyces sp. CG4 genomic window, GCTGCTCGCCCCGCTGGAGGAACCGGCATCCGCACCATCGAAGGAGCCCTGTACGTGAGCCCCCTTCTTGTCACCCGCACTCTCCCCGAGGACGCGACGGACGCCGCGCTGCGCGCCGACGTCCTGAACGGCCTCACCGACCAGCCCAAGTGGCTGCCGCCGAAGTGGTTCTACGACGCGCGCGGCAGCGAGCTGTTCGAGCAGATCACCGAGCTGCCCGAGTACTACCCCACCCGTGCCGAGCGGGAGATCCTGGCCACCCGGTCCGGCGAGATCGCCGCGGCGAGCGGCGCCCGTACGCTGATCGAGCTCGGCTCGGGCTCCTCGGAGAAGACCCGTCATCTCCTCGACGCGCTCGCGCCCACGGCGTACGTCCCGGTCGACGTCAGCGAGAGCGCCCTGACCCAGGCCGGGCAGGCGCTCGTCCAGGACCACCCGGACCTCGAAGTCCACGCCCTGATCGCCGACTTCACGGCTCCGCTCACCCTGCCCTCCACTCCCGGGCCGCGGCTGGTGGCGTTCCTCGGCGGCACGATCGGCAACCTGCTGCCCGACGAGCGCGCGAAGTTCCTGTCCTCCGTGCGCTCGCTGCTCCTGCCGGGCGACGGGCTGCTGCTCGGCACGGACCTCGTCAAGGACGAGCGGGTGCTGGTCCGGGCGTACGACGACGCGGCCGGGGTGACGGCCGCGTTCAACAAGAACGTACTGGCCGTCGTCGACCGCGAACTGGGCGCCGACTTCGACCCGGACGCCTTCGACCACGTGGCACTGTGGGACGCCGAGCGGGAGTGGATCGAGATGCGGCTGCGCTCGCGTGTCGCGCAGACCGTGAAGGTGCCCGCGCTGGACCTCGCCGTGGACTTCGCGGCGGGCGAGGAGCTGTGCACGGAGGTGTCGGCAAAGTTCCGCAGGGACGGAGTGACCGCGGAACTGGCCGCCGCAGAGCTGGAGTTGACCCACTGGTGGACGGACACGGAGGGCCGCTTCGCGCTGTCGCTGAGCGTGGTGCGCTGACTCAGACGTCCGGCGCGAGTTCCTCGGTGATCTTGGCGGAGGCCCGGCGGGCCTCCGCCTGCGGATCCGCTCCGTTCAGCACCCGGGTCATGTACTCCTTGACCGGGTTGTCGGCCTCGACGTCCGCCCACTGAGGGGTACTGGGGGTCGCCCGGCCGTGCGCCGCGCCCGCGGCCATGGCGGCGACCCCCTCCTCACCCGCGACCGCGCTCGCCAGCGTGGTCTTGTTGGGCACGTAGTTCATGGTGTGGGCCAGTTCGGTGTCCCACGTGGCGCCGGCGAGCGCCCCGACGACGGCGGTCGCCGCGAACTGGTCCCTGGTGTGGCCCGGGACGACGAGGTCGGAGCCGCCGGTGAACACGGTGCCGGGCCGTGCGGCGGTCTACCCGGGCACCGGAAAGAATCCCAGCTTGCCCTTCAGGTCCGGATTCTGCCGCACGATCGCCTGGGCGAGCCCCGGTACGGCCACGATCTGCGCCACCTTGCCGCCCGCGAACACCCCGGCCTGGGGCGGGTGTTCCTCGTCGGCGCCCACCGGGCCCCGGCCCAGCGCCTGCAGCCGCCGGTAGAAGGCCATGCCGCGCGGTGCGGCCGGGGTGTCGAGGGCGCCCGTCCACTGGTAGTCCTGCTGCCGGGCCAGGTCGCCGCCCTCGTCCCAGATGAACCCCGAGAGGGTGTACCAGTACTGGCCGGCGAGATAAATACCCTGGTTGCCTGCGGAGTTGAGCCGCTCGGTATCCGCCAGCCACTCCTCGCGGGTCCTCGGCGGGCGGGTGATGCCGGCCGCCTCGAACAGGTCCTTGCGGTAGATCACGACGCGGTTCGCCGCGTACCAGGGGATGCCGTACGGGGCGTTTCCGTCCTTGCCGGGCTCGGCGAGGCCGGGCAGCCACCGGTCTTTGCCCCAGTCCCGCATCGACTCCAGTGTGAGGTCGGCGAGCCGGCCGCCGTCCGCGTACAGCGGCACCTGGGTGTTGCCGACCTCGATGACATCGGGTCCGTCGCCGGAGTCGTCCGCGAGCGCCTTGCGGACCTTGCCGACGATGCCGGTCCAGTCCTGGATGCGGACGGCGAGGCGCAGACCCTGGTGGGTGCGCTCGAAGTCCTCGGTGGTTCCTGTTCTGTCTGGCAAAGGGTGCGGACAGGGCTGGGGGGCCGACGTGGGGGGACGAGCGGGATGCTCGTACAGGTGTGCTGGATTTTGGTATGGACCAATACGGAGGGTCAAGGGGCGAGCCGGACCGGGATGGGGCACGGTGGAGGGTGGCGTGACACGAGAGGAGCACCTCATGTCGAATCACACCTACCGGGTGACCGAGATCGTCGGCACCTCGCACGAGGGCATCGACCAGGCCATCCGGAACGGCATCGCGCGCGCCGACCAGACCCTGCGCAATCTGGACTGGTTCGAAGTGACCCAGGTCCGCGGACAGATCGAGAACGGACGGATCGAGCACTACCAGGTGGGTCTGAAGGTGGGCTTCCGCATCGAGGACGAGACCGGATGACAGCCGGCCCCTTCTCGCCTCAGGTGCGGCCCTCCCGCTCCTGGGCCTCCAGCAGCGCCTCGGACCGCGCGGCCCAGCGGGCCCGGACGACGGTGAACCCGGCGCGCTCGGCGTCGCCGCAGACCAGCTCGTCGTCGTCCACGAGGAAACGTATCTCGCGGTCCTGAGCGAGCCGGCGCAGGATCTCCAGCTTGGTGAACCGCGCGGGCCTGCGGTCGGCGTTGCCCCGCATGTGCACACGGCCCTCGGGCAGCCCCTGGGCCGCGAGCCATTCCACCGTGTCGCGCCGGCACCGCTCGGGGCGGCCGGTGAGATAGACGACCTCGCACTCCCGGGCGCTCCGCACGGCCAGCGCGACCCCCTCGGCGAGGGGCGGGTCCGCGGGCGCGGCGGCGAAGAACCCGGCCCAGTTCCTCGGCCGGGCCTCCAGGAAGTGCTGGCGATGCCCGGTGTCGGCCAGGGTGTTGTCGAGATCGAACACGGCGAGCGGCCGCTTGTCGCTGTCGGTCACGGGGTCACCTTAGACGGTGTCGTGAGGCGCGCAGGAGCGCCTGCGCACGTGTACTCAGCTGGTACGTGTACTGAGCTCGTACATGTACTCAGCTCGTGCGCCGAGCGAGATGTCCTCTTATGATCCGGTCGTGGCAGACTTCCCCGATGAACTGATCAAGCTGGAGTGTTGCGCCGAAGCGGAGCGGGCGAAGCTGGCGGGTCTGGCCGGCGACGAGTACGACGAGCAGTGGCGCCGCTGGCGTGCGGCCATGGAGGCGGTCCAGGCGGCGATCGCCGCCCACGCCGCAGCGACCGGGGCAAGCCCGGAGGAGATCGAGCGGGCGGTCAAGGCGGCGGTGCGGCACGCTCAGGAGGACCCTGCCGTGGAGTAGCCGGACGTGCACCCGTCCGCAGCCCGGGTGAGGCTGGGGCCATGCCCGTACCCGTGCTCGTCCAGGTGAGGGGTGGGTCATGGCCGAGCGTCATGTGATCGTGTTCCCGCCGTCCGAGTGTGGTGGCCGGCGTGTCCAGGTCGACGGCGTGACGCTCGGCACGGCGTTCGGCCTGCACGATGTGGCGGCGTTCTTGCGGCGGGCCGGGCTGGAGGGTGTGGATGAGCTGGATGTCGCCGAGTCGCCGGTGATCGAGTGGCATGGGGGTGGCCCGGAGGAGTGGCGGGGGACGTCGTGGACACCGTGACGTACGAGCGTCCGGCAGACGGATTCTCGGGTGGCCGAGAAGGAGAACGCGCAGGCACAACACGGCAGTTCCGTGGATCGTTGGTCTCCCGGCCGGCGGAACCGTGACGCCGCCGGACACCGCGCGTCGGACCTGTGGACCGGGCGGTCGGGCGTGGCGTGGTGCTGCTTGTGCGCGCGTGGAGCGGGAACCCGTAGGGCGAAGCGCGGTCGTTGGGGGCCCGGAGAACGGTTGTCGCGGTGGATCGAGGTGGATGTGGATGCCCGTCTCCCCGTCTGTGACGGATCTGTTCGAGGGTGTGCCCGACGAGGAGCGCACGGCACTGCGGCGAGCGGCTCGGCCCGAGAGTCCCAGGCCGATGCCGGCGACACTGACGGAGCGTTACTTCTCGGATTCGGAGTGGATATTCGAGCGCAAGCTGGACGGGGAGCGGTGTCTGGGTGTCCGTGACGGCGCCCGGACGGAGCTGTTCTCCCGTACCTGCCGGCCGCTCACGGACACCTATCCCGAGATCACCGACGCACTCGGCCGTCAGCGCTGCGCCGACTTCGTGGTGGACGGCGAGGTCGTGGCCTTCGAGGGCTCGCGGACCAGCTTCGCGCGGCTGCAGCAGCGCATCGGGATCCACGACCCGCGCCGGGCGCGCGCCAGCCGAGTGGCGGTGACGTACTACGTGTTCGACGTGCTGTACCTGGCCGGCCACGATCTGACCGCCCTGCCCCTGCGCACCCGCAAGGCACTGGTGCGCCGCGCCCTGGACTTCGCCCCGCCGCTGCGCTTCACCCCGCACCGCAATGCCGACGGCGAGGCGTACCTGCGCCAGGCGTGCGAGCGAGGCTGGGAGGGCGTCATCGCCAAGCTCGCCGACAGCCGCTGCGAGCACCGGCGCTCGACGAAGTGGCTGAAGTTCAAGTGCGGGCGGCGGCAGGAACTGGTGATCGGCGGATTCACCGAGCCCACGGGCAGCCGCACCGGCTTCGGCGCGTTGCTGGTCGGTTACTACGAGGGGCGACGCCTCGTCTACGCGGGCAAGGTCGGTACCGGTTACGACCGCGAGACGCTCGACGCGCTGCGCGCGCGGATGGACCGCCTGGAACGCGGCCGCTCCCCCTTCGCGGGCAGCGCCCCGCGGGAGCGCGGCGCCCATGGGACCGAGCCGCGGCTCGTCGCCGAGATCGGGTTCACGGAGTGGACGGACGACGGCAAGCTGCGCCATCCCCGGTTCGTCGGACTGCGGAGCGACAAGGCCGCACAAGGTCGTACGGGAGGGGCCCGGGAAGGGTGGGAACCCGACATGACGCTCCACAAGGCCCACGACCAGGCCGCCGAGATCGCCGGCGCCGGCGCTCCGCTGCTGCGGGACGAAGCGGACGCTGTGTAATCCGCCGTGTCGCAGGTACTCGTACGCACAAGACGTCTTCTTGAGGGGATGAATCGGATGCTGATCCTCGGACTGCTTCTCCTCG contains:
- a CDS encoding dodecin, which codes for MSNHTYRVTEIVGTSHEGIDQAIRNGIARADQTLRNLDWFEVTQVRGQIENGRIEHYQVGLKVGFRIEDETG
- the egtD gene encoding L-histidine N(alpha)-methyltransferase, producing MSPLLVTRTLPEDATDAALRADVLNGLTDQPKWLPPKWFYDARGSELFEQITELPEYYPTRAEREILATRSGEIAAASGARTLIELGSGSSEKTRHLLDALAPTAYVPVDVSESALTQAGQALVQDHPDLEVHALIADFTAPLTLPSTPGPRLVAFLGGTIGNLLPDERAKFLSSVRSLLLPGDGLLLGTDLVKDERVLVRAYDDAAGVTAAFNKNVLAVVDRELGADFDPDAFDHVALWDAEREWIEMRLRSRVAQTVKVPALDLAVDFAAGEELCTEVSAKFRRDGVTAELAAAELELTHWWTDTEGRFALSLSVVR
- the ligD gene encoding non-homologous end-joining DNA ligase, producing MPVSPSVTDLFEGVPDEERTALRRAARPESPRPMPATLTERYFSDSEWIFERKLDGERCLGVRDGARTELFSRTCRPLTDTYPEITDALGRQRCADFVVDGEVVAFEGSRTSFARLQQRIGIHDPRRARASRVAVTYYVFDVLYLAGHDLTALPLRTRKALVRRALDFAPPLRFTPHRNADGEAYLRQACERGWEGVIAKLADSRCEHRRSTKWLKFKCGRRQELVIGGFTEPTGSRTGFGALLVGYYEGRRLVYAGKVGTGYDRETLDALRARMDRLERGRSPFAGSAPRERGAHGTEPRLVAEIGFTEWTDDGKLRHPRFVGLRSDKAAQGRTGGAREGWEPDMTLHKAHDQAAEIAGAGAPLLRDEADAV